A single genomic interval of Gemmatimonadota bacterium harbors:
- a CDS encoding carbon-nitrogen hydrolase family protein yields the protein MSKKWLRVAACQMHADENIEKNTCEIIDRINTCAREKVDIAAFHEGILYGYTNCPDFWSSLDQTRIERAEQQIIKVCREKGIAAIVGSTHLENEHRYNSLLVIDRDGTVKGRYGKIHLAGEKWCEPAQHLPIYHLCGIPCCFLICHDIRYPELVRLPAAAGAKICFFASCESSVTSEHKLSAYRAMPISRATENDIYVVMANAPADPLDINRAGSSHGESKIIHPNGNVITEAGIFTDEIIIRKLDLHQASRNIALRAVNDTTRLREWMKKGVKLVDCKKEHI from the coding sequence ATGTCCAAAAAATGGTTGCGCGTTGCCGCATGTCAAATGCATGCCGATGAGAACATCGAAAAAAACACCTGTGAGATTATCGACCGTATAAACACCTGTGCGCGTGAAAAAGTAGATATAGCCGCATTTCACGAAGGGATTTTATACGGCTATACCAACTGCCCCGACTTCTGGTCAAGCCTGGATCAAACGCGCATTGAAAGAGCCGAACAACAAATTATAAAGGTATGCCGTGAAAAAGGCATTGCCGCAATCGTCGGCTCCACCCATCTCGAAAACGAACACCGCTACAACAGCCTCCTCGTCATAGATCGCGATGGCACCGTAAAGGGACGCTATGGCAAAATACATCTGGCGGGTGAAAAATGGTGTGAACCCGCGCAACACTTGCCTATTTATCACTTGTGCGGCATACCCTGTTGTTTTTTAATCTGTCACGACATTCGATACCCCGAACTCGTGAGATTGCCCGCCGCAGCCGGTGCAAAAATCTGCTTCTTCGCCAGTTGTGAAAGCTCTGTCACCTCAGAGCACAAATTGTCGGCCTATCGCGCCATGCCCATCAGCCGCGCAACCGAAAATGACATCTACGTCGTCATGGCAAACGCCCCTGCCGACCCCCTGGACATCAACCGCGCGGGATCTTCCCACGGCGAATCAAAAATCATCCATCCGAATGGCAACGTCATAACCGAAGCTGGCATATTCACCGACGAAATCATAATCCGCAAATTAGACCTCCATCAGGCATCCCGCAACATCGCATTGCGAGCCGTGAATGACACAACGCGCCTGCGCGAATGGATGAAAAAAGGCGTAAAATTAGTAGATTGCAAAAAGGAGCATATATGA